The following proteins are encoded in a genomic region of Paenibacillus antri:
- a CDS encoding sensor histidine kinase — translation MKLRTKFLLSFVLIILILVLTIATVLYNVSVNTIKNNTASYSRFLIDQIGINLEKRTSDIEELAFEVFRLSNLDQVPIQESDDHTGSVLRSKDIADYLSNLLYSQPYIVRAAYIEPNGAPRHIGKTLDSDLAGIGLDRVDIERVKQMRGKAIWVPGSEGTLLMFKSLYGLTTGAYVGTVVLGIESNQIENIYTEINRLTSSNILILNEDHQIMNSGGIVPELAAFFMDNHFYLHRDSSTHSFQWNNTNYLYTVLSTSSDKWSIVQIISVDELTRGTSVIKYWTIHITIIALIAAFLLAAFLSKSITSNVRLLLHSMTIFTMDFSHRIIVPRNRDEVGLLAEKFNLMADKISELVNTVYKEKLLKQKAEYRTLQFEYKALQAQINPHFLYNTLESIYALAKLKGEEQIGELIYLLGSLLRESIGKKGDTIPLREELDFIRDYLTIHQIIYEDKIAVCYELDERWMDCVVPKFILQPLVENAIKHGIEEKPGKGTIRIACRSEGETLILEVTDNGIGMDEATIDKVMNPGNDPGLPVKDKHTRVGIISVHKRIGILYGGEYGLSIRSVPGEYTTILIRLPIMRGEERDEKESDRH, via the coding sequence ATGAAGCTCCGCACAAAATTTCTGCTTTCCTTCGTGTTGATCATCTTGATTCTCGTGTTAACGATTGCGACAGTCCTCTACAATGTGTCGGTCAATACGATTAAAAACAATACGGCGAGCTACTCCCGTTTCCTCATCGATCAAATCGGCATCAACCTCGAGAAACGGACTTCGGATATCGAAGAGCTGGCCTTCGAGGTGTTCAGGCTCTCGAACTTGGATCAAGTTCCAATCCAAGAAAGCGACGATCATACCGGCAGTGTTCTTCGAAGCAAAGACATCGCCGATTATTTGTCCAACCTGCTCTATTCGCAACCCTATATCGTTCGAGCTGCTTATATCGAACCGAACGGCGCTCCCCGCCATATCGGCAAAACATTGGATTCCGATTTGGCCGGGATCGGCCTCGACAGGGTCGACATTGAGCGAGTGAAGCAGATGAGAGGCAAAGCGATATGGGTCCCGGGTTCGGAAGGAACCCTATTGATGTTCAAGTCGCTATACGGATTGACGACAGGCGCTTATGTCGGGACCGTCGTGCTAGGGATCGAGAGCAATCAAATCGAAAACATCTATACGGAAATCAATCGGTTGACCAGCTCGAATATTTTGATTTTGAACGAGGATCATCAGATCATGAACAGCGGCGGCATCGTTCCGGAATTAGCCGCGTTTTTTATGGACAATCATTTTTACTTACATCGCGACAGCTCTACCCATTCTTTCCAGTGGAATAATACGAACTATTTATATACGGTTCTTTCGACATCCAGCGATAAATGGAGCATCGTTCAAATCATTTCGGTAGACGAGCTGACCCGGGGGACGTCCGTCATCAAGTATTGGACGATCCACATTACGATCATCGCGCTGATCGCCGCCTTCCTGCTTGCGGCCTTCTTGTCCAAAAGCATAACGAGCAACGTTAGGCTGCTTCTGCACAGCATGACGATTTTCACGATGGATTTCTCCCATCGGATTATCGTGCCGAGGAATCGGGATGAAGTCGGGTTGTTGGCGGAGAAGTTCAATCTGATGGCGGATAAAATCAGTGAACTCGTCAATACGGTATATAAAGAAAAGCTGCTGAAGCAGAAGGCGGAGTATCGGACGCTGCAGTTCGAGTATAAAGCGTTACAGGCTCAAATCAATCCGCATTTTTTATACAATACGTTGGAATCGATTTACGCCTTGGCCAAGCTGAAGGGCGAGGAGCAGATCGGGGAATTGATTTATTTGCTCGGCTCCTTGCTGCGCGAAAGCATCGGGAAGAAGGGCGATACTATCCCGCTCAGAGAAGAGCTTGATTTTATCCGCGACTATTTAACGATTCATCAAATCATCTACGAGGATAAAATCGCGGTTTGTTATGAGCTCGATGAACGATGGATGGACTGCGTCGTGCCTAAATTCATTTTGCAGCCGCTTGTAGAGAATGCGATAAAGCATGGAATCGAAGAAAAACCCGGGAAAGGGACGATCCGAATCGCCTGTCGATCCGAAGGGGAGACATTGATTCTGGAAGTGACCGATAACGGGATCGGCATGGACGAAGCGACGATCGACAAAGTGATGAACCCGGGGAATGATCCCGGCCTGCCCGTGAAGGATAAGCATACGAGGGTCGGTATCATCAGTGTTCACAAACGCATTGGCATCCTATACGGAGGCGAATACGGATTATCGATCCGAAGCGTTCCCGGCGAATATACGACGATTCTGATCCGATTGCCTATCATGCGGGGAGAAGAGCGAGATGAAAAAGAAAGTGATCGTCATTGA
- a CDS encoding alpha-mannosidase, with protein sequence MNTSKKISELTVTVDGLRGSLRAKKEQLQAIASLSKWQYTNEIVSVEQCPALHRNWEEARIRYAWPPQKSDKTFYRQVRIPAEFMGLKLTGSEALLEICLLIGSDIFINGERVYAVDYWADTKVVPIPLTAAVNGNEVYDIVIHCRKGDGLGYFHDADLRIGVVEEWLYTLDTFSEELRFVLFLLQNGDANTESHVRAVKDSLAAFSVSALEENRWEELERSIASVREKLRSFEPYAKKYRIYLVGHAHIDMNWLWPWSETEDLIRRDFESVDGMMEEYPDVCFSHSQAATYRAMQERYPELWARVKARIDQGRWDVTASTWVEGDLNMAGYETMIRQLVEGISYCRDELGVSPEICWEPDTFGHPATMPDILSQAGLKYYYFCRAGKGASLFWWEGEHGSRVLAFQDPRHYNGRIYASDIVPGTIEMAKDYGLSCNMYVYGIGDHGGGVTKQDIRRGIRLNESRLLPRFIFSGSTAFYRDVESSGVRLPVIQGELNTIFEGCYTSHGDIKRANRETEHALVQAESLTVIADAYSLASGTNPPPPAETEHALREPWRTQCFNQFHDIVCGCAIQVTYQEAVPASRDARSIAESRARRAMERTIPGSRGASDPVVTVFNSLSWSRTDIVTLQRSDFPQIEGWETGDEMINSSGNRTPIQKMNDGSVVFLAEEIPAYGFASYRYSKAAGAKADGSNVVSAGGGRTHILENNRYRLAVDSGSGTITSLLDKTLQRELTSKAGFNLLEVHDEAPHGMSAWHIGPITRIHRLVRGAEVSAVTNGPVVQSIAVVHRHQSSEIRQEIRMYAGIERIDVLTRVNWQEKGTAEADAPMLKVSFATQLQSPDAVFDIPFGTIRREANGQEVPAIHWCGVSEAESPSSCGVTLLNNGKFGCSIQGSTISLTLLRSSYEPDNLPDLGLHEFAYSVYPHASDWKAGQADRRAWEFNQPMAAHMSESGDAPLSEPFGAIRIEELGSSGWQPSEGLLATAFKPAFGSSGTEADYVLRLFEPHNRPTRARIAFSFPVEFAEEVNLVEDKIRRLALEDDRRLDLGNLSPGAIVTLRLRAAKSERPN encoded by the coding sequence ATGAATACTTCTAAGAAAATATCGGAACTGACCGTAACCGTCGACGGGCTGCGCGGTTCGTTGCGAGCGAAGAAGGAGCAGCTTCAGGCGATCGCCTCGCTGAGCAAGTGGCAATATACGAATGAGATCGTTTCGGTAGAGCAATGCCCCGCGTTGCATCGGAATTGGGAAGAAGCTCGCATTCGATACGCATGGCCTCCTCAAAAAAGCGACAAAACCTTTTACCGCCAAGTCCGAATTCCGGCGGAGTTCATGGGTCTGAAGCTCACCGGCTCCGAGGCGCTTCTCGAGATTTGTTTGCTGATCGGCTCCGACATCTTCATCAATGGCGAGCGGGTGTATGCGGTCGACTATTGGGCCGATACGAAGGTCGTTCCGATCCCGCTGACTGCTGCGGTGAACGGCAATGAAGTGTACGATATCGTCATTCACTGCCGCAAAGGGGACGGCCTCGGATACTTTCATGATGCGGATCTTCGAATCGGCGTCGTGGAGGAATGGCTGTACACGCTCGATACGTTCTCGGAAGAGCTTCGCTTCGTTCTCTTTCTGCTGCAGAACGGGGATGCGAATACGGAGAGTCATGTTCGGGCTGTGAAGGACTCTCTGGCTGCATTTTCTGTATCGGCTCTTGAGGAAAACCGATGGGAGGAGCTTGAACGCTCCATCGCGTCGGTGCGGGAGAAGCTTCGTTCGTTCGAGCCGTATGCGAAGAAGTATCGCATTTATTTGGTCGGACACGCTCATATCGATATGAATTGGTTATGGCCGTGGAGCGAAACGGAGGACTTGATCCGCAGAGACTTCGAATCGGTCGACGGTATGATGGAGGAATATCCGGACGTCTGTTTCTCGCATAGTCAAGCCGCCACGTACAGAGCCATGCAAGAGCGGTATCCGGAGCTGTGGGCTCGGGTCAAAGCCCGGATCGATCAAGGGCGCTGGGACGTAACGGCCTCGACCTGGGTGGAGGGCGATTTGAACATGGCCGGCTACGAGACGATGATCCGGCAGCTCGTCGAAGGCATCTCGTATTGCCGGGATGAACTGGGCGTATCTCCGGAAATTTGTTGGGAGCCGGATACGTTCGGGCACCCGGCGACGATGCCGGACATTTTGTCTCAGGCCGGGCTAAAATACTATTACTTTTGCAGAGCAGGCAAAGGGGCTTCGCTGTTCTGGTGGGAAGGGGAACACGGCTCTCGCGTGCTCGCCTTTCAAGATCCCCGTCATTATAACGGAAGAATTTATGCCTCCGATATCGTTCCGGGCACGATCGAGATGGCCAAGGATTACGGATTGTCCTGCAATATGTATGTGTACGGGATCGGCGACCACGGGGGCGGCGTGACCAAACAAGATATTCGCAGAGGAATACGACTGAACGAAAGCCGTCTCTTGCCTCGCTTTATATTCTCGGGTAGTACCGCGTTCTATCGGGATGTCGAGTCATCCGGCGTTCGCCTCCCTGTCATTCAAGGGGAGCTTAACACGATTTTCGAAGGCTGCTATACGTCTCACGGCGATATCAAGCGCGCGAATCGGGAAACGGAGCATGCGCTTGTTCAGGCGGAAAGCCTCACCGTTATTGCCGATGCTTACTCGCTTGCATCCGGAACGAATCCGCCGCCGCCCGCGGAGACGGAGCATGCGCTTCGGGAGCCGTGGCGTACGCAATGCTTTAACCAATTCCATGATATCGTCTGCGGCTGCGCCATTCAGGTGACGTATCAGGAGGCGGTGCCCGCGTCTCGTGACGCTCGTTCGATCGCCGAGAGCCGAGCGCGCCGCGCGATGGAGCGGACGATCCCCGGCAGCCGTGGGGCCTCGGACCCGGTCGTTACCGTGTTCAACTCGCTGTCGTGGAGCCGGACCGATATCGTCACGCTACAGCGAAGCGATTTCCCGCAAATAGAAGGCTGGGAAACCGGCGATGAAATGATAAATTCCTCCGGGAACCGGACGCCGATTCAAAAAATGAATGACGGTTCCGTAGTTTTCTTGGCGGAAGAAATCCCTGCTTACGGCTTCGCGTCTTATCGTTATTCCAAAGCTGCCGGAGCCAAAGCTGACGGCAGTAACGTCGTTTCCGCCGGCGGAGGCAGAACGCACATACTTGAGAACAATCGGTATCGTCTCGCGGTGGACAGCGGTTCCGGCACGATCACAAGCCTCTTGGACAAGACGCTTCAACGCGAATTGACGAGCAAGGCCGGCTTTAATTTGTTGGAGGTGCATGATGAAGCACCGCACGGCATGTCGGCCTGGCATATCGGTCCCATCACCCGAATCCACCGGCTTGTTCGCGGAGCCGAGGTGTCCGCGGTGACCAATGGACCTGTCGTTCAATCGATCGCCGTCGTTCACCGCCATCAGTCCTCGGAAATCCGTCAAGAGATCCGGATGTACGCCGGGATCGAACGGATCGATGTTCTGACCCGCGTGAACTGGCAGGAGAAGGGGACGGCCGAAGCGGATGCCCCGATGCTAAAGGTGTCGTTCGCGACGCAGCTCCAATCGCCGGACGCCGTATTCGATATTCCGTTCGGCACGATTCGACGCGAGGCGAACGGACAAGAGGTGCCGGCCATCCATTGGTGCGGTGTATCGGAAGCCGAATCTCCTTCAAGCTGCGGGGTCACGCTGCTTAATAACGGGAAATTCGGCTGCTCGATCCAAGGCTCTACGATCTCGCTGACGCTCCTGAGAAGCTCTTACGAGCCCGACAATCTCCCGGATCTCGGGTTACACGAGTTTGCCTACTCGGTATATCCCCATGCGTCCGATTGGAAGGCGGGGCAAGCGGATCGAAGGGCATGGGAATTCAATCAGCCCATGGCCGCGCATATGAGCGAATCGGGCGATGCGCCGCTATCGGAACCGTTCGGGGCGATCCGCATCGAGGAGCTTGGTTCTTCGGGGTGGCAGCCGTCCGAGGGCTTGCTTGCAACGGCATTCAAGCCGGCTTTCGGAAGCTCCGGAACGGAAGCGGACTACGTGCTTCGGCTCTTCGAGCCTCACAATAGGCCGACGCGCGCTAGGATTGCGTTCTCGTTCCCCGTCGAATTCGCGGAAGAAGTGAATCTGGTGGAGGACAAGATCAGGCGTCTAGCTTTGGAAGATGATCGCAGGCTCGATCTGGGCAACCTATCGCCGGGGGCGATCGTTACCCTTCGACTGCGGGCTGCGAAGAGCGAAAGACCGAATTAA
- a CDS encoding Sapep family Mn(2+)-dependent dipeptidase encodes MLTGNEMAKYRDEIVHHIAELVRIRSVLEEPEEGKPFGGGVNRALEYMLELAASMGFQTKNVDGYAGYAEYGSGDLQTAVLVHLDTVHEGEGWTYPPFGGLIEDDRIIGRGASDNKGPSVVALYCLKAIRDLGLPIRTRIRVIFGTNEESGMKDMDYYFSKEPQPDFAFVPDAGYPMFNVEMGNAMVEISHTPDRRQETERLRIVGLTGGMPLIMQPDTCEVRIAAGHVSEGEWRELLNGRTNLKVEMSADGHIAITANGKTGDKPTNAIADLMEWLAGLPVATDAAPLVCFLHEKLGHETNGQSLDIQHSDEASGSTLVFLKQIVTKEDTVTAIINVRYPVTADGDRLLGRVAEQGQSYGLKMNITRHLHPVYVPPEHPVIRILSRVYERATGEKAELLRMGAGTYARKLNNNGVAFGAGLVGGVDNNVHRPDEYVRIEDMMKHAEICLQGMYELAIQGGESDEYF; translated from the coding sequence ATGTTGACAGGGAATGAAATGGCCAAATATCGGGACGAGATCGTTCATCATATCGCCGAGCTCGTCCGGATCCGAAGCGTCCTGGAGGAACCCGAGGAGGGCAAGCCTTTCGGCGGCGGGGTGAACCGGGCGCTGGAGTACATGCTTGAATTGGCGGCTTCGATGGGGTTTCAGACGAAAAATGTGGACGGATACGCCGGCTATGCGGAATACGGAAGCGGCGACCTTCAGACGGCGGTATTGGTTCATCTGGACACGGTTCACGAAGGGGAAGGGTGGACGTATCCGCCGTTCGGCGGCTTGATCGAGGACGACCGGATTATCGGAAGAGGAGCGTCCGACAATAAAGGGCCGTCTGTCGTCGCATTATATTGCTTGAAGGCGATTCGCGACCTCGGCCTTCCGATCCGGACCCGCATCCGGGTCATCTTCGGAACGAACGAAGAAAGCGGCATGAAAGATATGGATTATTATTTTTCCAAAGAGCCGCAGCCGGATTTCGCGTTCGTCCCGGATGCCGGCTATCCGATGTTTAACGTAGAAATGGGCAACGCGATGGTCGAAATCTCGCATACCCCAGATCGCCGTCAAGAGACGGAACGGCTCCGCATCGTCGGCTTGACGGGCGGGATGCCGCTTATTATGCAGCCGGATACGTGCGAAGTCCGGATCGCCGCAGGGCATGTCTCCGAAGGCGAATGGCGCGAGCTGTTGAACGGCCGAACGAACCTGAAGGTGGAGATGAGCGCGGACGGGCATATCGCGATCACGGCAAACGGTAAAACCGGAGACAAACCGACCAATGCGATCGCGGATCTGATGGAATGGCTCGCCGGTCTCCCCGTTGCGACCGATGCCGCGCCGCTTGTCTGTTTTCTGCATGAGAAGCTCGGACATGAGACGAACGGGCAGTCGCTGGACATTCAACACAGCGACGAGGCTTCGGGGTCTACGCTTGTATTTCTCAAGCAAATCGTCACGAAAGAGGATACCGTAACCGCCATTATCAATGTTCGTTATCCGGTAACCGCGGACGGCGATCGGCTGCTCGGCCGCGTCGCGGAGCAAGGGCAATCGTATGGGCTGAAGATGAATATTACTAGGCATCTCCATCCGGTGTACGTCCCTCCCGAGCATCCCGTCATCCGCATCTTAAGCCGAGTGTACGAGCGCGCGACAGGAGAGAAGGCCGAGCTGCTGCGGATGGGAGCGGGCACGTATGCCCGAAAGCTTAACAACAATGGCGTCGCCTTCGGCGCAGGACTGGTGGGCGGGGTCGATAACAACGTGCATCGGCCGGACGAGTATGTCCGCATCGAGGATATGATGAAGCATGCGGAAATCTGTTTGCAGGGCATGTATGAATTAGCGATACAAGGTGGGGAATCAGATGAATACTTCTAA
- a CDS encoding trans-sulfuration enzyme family protein → MGGHRGQETWSKEDICAHLGDDYDRFLGAVVPPIFQNSLFTRKTVNHGYTYTRVTNPTTEIAEKKIAALEEGEEAKCFASGMAAITSALLHALEQGSHVICPKSVYTPTRGFLETYLTRFGVEATFVESESVEAFEREIRPNTKVIFLESPVSNLFSLQDLGELSRLARAHNITTIIDNTWATPMYQNPIRFGIDLVVHSASKYLGGHSDIVGGVVIGRKETMTEMMHRERGMLGGIMDPHQSWLLLRGLRTLPIRMRQHQENGMKVAKFLEEHPAVERVYYPGLPSHPQYELGRKQMTGYSGLMSFVPKGNDEQIWAFIKSLRFFEEGPSWGGFESLINSPGIGISEESSGRTGIPSGLVRISIGLEQVDSLIDDLDRGLRSMKV, encoded by the coding sequence GTGGGCGGTCATCGAGGTCAAGAAACATGGAGCAAAGAAGATATTTGCGCGCATCTCGGGGACGACTACGATCGGTTTCTCGGGGCTGTCGTCCCGCCGATCTTTCAAAATTCGCTCTTTACGCGGAAAACGGTCAATCACGGCTATACCTATACTCGCGTGACGAATCCCACGACCGAAATCGCGGAGAAAAAAATCGCCGCTTTAGAGGAAGGGGAAGAAGCCAAGTGCTTCGCTTCCGGCATGGCCGCCATCACTTCGGCGCTTCTGCATGCGTTGGAGCAGGGCAGCCATGTCATATGTCCGAAAAGCGTATACACGCCGACGCGCGGTTTTTTGGAAACGTACCTGACTCGCTTCGGCGTGGAGGCGACGTTCGTCGAATCGGAGTCCGTGGAAGCGTTCGAGCGGGAGATTCGCCCGAATACGAAGGTGATTTTCTTGGAGAGTCCGGTGTCCAACTTGTTCAGTCTGCAGGACTTGGGGGAGCTGTCCCGGTTGGCCCGCGCACACAACATTACGACGATCATAGACAATACGTGGGCTACTCCGATGTATCAAAATCCGATCCGGTTCGGGATCGACCTGGTCGTCCATTCGGCTTCCAAATATTTGGGCGGGCACAGCGATATTGTCGGGGGCGTCGTGATCGGCCGGAAGGAAACGATGACCGAAATGATGCACCGCGAGCGAGGGATGCTCGGCGGGATCATGGACCCTCACCAGTCCTGGCTGCTGCTGCGCGGTCTCCGCACGCTGCCGATCCGGATGCGCCAGCATCAGGAAAATGGGATGAAAGTGGCGAAGTTTCTGGAAGAGCACCCGGCCGTGGAGCGCGTCTATTACCCGGGGCTTCCGAGCCACCCGCAATATGAGCTCGGCCGCAAACAGATGACCGGGTACTCCGGTTTGATGAGCTTCGTGCCGAAAGGCAATGACGAGCAAATCTGGGCGTTCATCAAGTCCTTGCGCTTCTTCGAGGAAGGGCCGAGCTGGGGCGGCTTCGAAAGCCTGATCAATTCACCCGGCATCGGGATTTCGGAGGAAAGCTCCGGGCGAACCGGCATTCCTTCGGGCTTGGTCCGAATTTCGATCGGCTTGGAACAGGTCGATTCGCTCATTGACGATTTGGATAGAGGGTTACGTTCGATGAAGGTGTAA
- a CDS encoding MFS transporter, which produces MKTAFSFQPQPRFGMPLGPDAWNNFRWDFGATVVFSAFNVVFNQFYVPMALQQGATNVQAGMLSAAPAIGLLFSPLWAAWIERMNPKPFVIWPNVVGRALILLPAFFGAPWVFVATALAFHLMMGIQAPAYASLMTRMYPAPLRGRLMGYVRVAMGVLMIPIAYFIGLWTDIAGPSGPLILASLTGLASISMFFGVRTSEPAPVRPPAAKRASLKEQWAVVKENRPLAIFLIATTFSGYGNLFAQPLYQILQVDMLQLTNVEIGYARMTYYVCFIAALLVVGWAVDRYPPERTLTYGIAAFGVAPLLYGLFGNYPAVIAAGGVQGVGEAIWDIGILAYVFRIAPGREAVVFGLHLLLAGIRGSFGPIISAALVDVIPISALLLFAAACGLIGTAIFWRETSKLPQPV; this is translated from the coding sequence TTGAAGACTGCTTTTTCGTTTCAACCTCAGCCTCGCTTCGGCATGCCGCTCGGCCCCGACGCATGGAACAACTTCCGCTGGGATTTCGGCGCGACCGTCGTGTTCAGCGCGTTCAACGTCGTCTTTAACCAATTCTATGTACCGATGGCTCTGCAGCAAGGGGCGACGAACGTTCAGGCCGGGATGCTGTCGGCGGCGCCGGCGATCGGGCTGTTGTTTTCGCCGCTGTGGGCCGCATGGATCGAGCGGATGAACCCAAAGCCGTTCGTCATCTGGCCGAACGTCGTCGGACGGGCGCTCATTCTCCTTCCGGCGTTCTTCGGCGCGCCGTGGGTGTTCGTCGCCACCGCGCTCGCGTTCCATTTGATGATGGGCATTCAAGCGCCGGCGTACGCGTCTCTAATGACTCGCATGTACCCGGCGCCGCTCCGCGGACGGCTGATGGGGTACGTGCGCGTCGCCATGGGCGTCCTCATGATCCCGATCGCGTATTTCATCGGCCTGTGGACGGATATCGCAGGTCCTTCGGGTCCGCTAATCTTAGCGTCTCTCACCGGACTCGCGTCGATCTCGATGTTCTTCGGCGTGCGTACGTCGGAGCCGGCGCCGGTCCGCCCCCCCGCCGCGAAGCGCGCGTCGCTGAAGGAGCAGTGGGCGGTCGTGAAGGAGAATCGGCCGCTGGCGATCTTTTTGATCGCGACGACGTTTTCCGGCTACGGCAACCTCTTCGCGCAGCCATTGTATCAGATCTTGCAGGTCGACATGCTGCAGCTGACCAACGTGGAGATCGGATACGCACGCATGACGTATTATGTATGTTTCATCGCCGCTCTGCTCGTCGTCGGCTGGGCGGTCGATCGGTATCCGCCCGAGCGGACGCTGACGTACGGCATCGCCGCGTTCGGCGTGGCGCCGCTTCTCTACGGCTTGTTCGGCAATTACCCGGCCGTCATCGCGGCGGGCGGGGTGCAAGGCGTCGGCGAAGCGATCTGGGACATCGGCATCCTTGCGTACGTCTTCCGCATCGCGCCGGGACGCGAGGCGGTCGTCTTCGGCCTCCACCTGCTGCTAGCCGGAATCCGCGGCTCGTTCGGCCCGATTATCAGCGCGGCACTCGTCGACGTCATCCCGATCTCGGCGCTGCTGCTCTTCGCCGCGGCTTGCGGCCTCATCGGCACGGCGATCTTCTGGCGCGAGACGAGCAAGCTGCCGCAGCCCGTATGA
- a CDS encoding VOC family protein has product MKKVASFLMFEGNAEEAMNYYVSLIEDLQNETAT; this is encoded by the coding sequence ATGAAAAAGGTCGCATCGTTTCTCATGTTTGAAGGTAACGCCGAAGAAGCTATGAATTATTACGTTTCGCTTATCGAGGATTTGCAGAATGAAACGGCTACCTAA
- a CDS encoding DUF4432 family protein, which produces MKLYGRTWTRRELEARVGHLGQIGGIRRMTLTEGREAGTDIIRVRTGAGLAFDVVPSNGLDISLAEFLGASMAWKSPNGDANPAFYEPEGTGWLRTASGGLLMTCGLAHVGSPSEDEHGANGLHGRAHHTPALHIAICEQWSGDEVEWSISGVIEESSIFGCKLRLYRSISGRLGENRITIKDRVENFGFQPAAHMMLYHFNFGFPLLDKHTEIDLPPAQSTSRDEHARLADCLRWQDPDPRCRESVYYHMLDQEALKSDHMAEASLFNPAFPAGTATKPVRVTLRWSADTLPILVQWRMPGAGEHVLGLEPSNCLVEGREAETRRGGAAGFATGRIRCVCSRDGRYRIKIKK; this is translated from the coding sequence ATGAAGTTGTATGGTAGAACATGGACGCGGCGCGAGCTGGAAGCTCGTGTCGGCCATCTGGGGCAGATCGGCGGCATTCGCAGAATGACGTTAACGGAAGGCAGAGAGGCCGGGACGGACATCATTCGAGTGCGAACGGGCGCGGGGCTCGCCTTCGACGTCGTTCCGTCCAATGGGCTCGATATTTCGCTTGCGGAATTTCTAGGCGCCTCAATGGCTTGGAAATCGCCGAATGGGGATGCGAACCCGGCTTTTTACGAACCGGAGGGAACGGGCTGGCTTCGGACAGCGTCGGGAGGATTGCTGATGACCTGCGGATTGGCTCATGTCGGGTCCCCGTCCGAGGACGAACACGGCGCTAACGGCCTTCATGGTCGGGCGCATCATACGCCGGCTTTACATATTGCCATATGCGAGCAATGGTCTGGAGATGAGGTCGAATGGAGCATCTCCGGCGTGATCGAAGAAAGCTCCATCTTCGGGTGCAAACTCAGGCTGTATCGGAGCATCTCGGGACGACTTGGAGAAAATCGGATCACGATCAAGGATCGTGTCGAAAACTTCGGGTTTCAACCCGCCGCGCATATGATGCTGTACCACTTCAACTTCGGATTTCCGTTACTGGATAAACATACGGAGATTGATTTACCGCCCGCCCAAAGCACGTCGAGAGACGAGCATGCAAGGCTTGCGGATTGTCTGAGGTGGCAGGATCCGGACCCTCGTTGCCGGGAGTCCGTCTATTACCATATGCTCGATCAAGAAGCGCTGAAGTCGGATCACATGGCTGAAGCGAGCCTCTTTAATCCAGCGTTTCCGGCGGGGACGGCGACAAAACCGGTTCGAGTGACGTTGCGCTGGTCGGCTGACACGCTGCCGATCCTTGTGCAGTGGCGGATGCCCGGGGCCGGGGAGCATGTCCTTGGACTGGAGCCATCCAATTGCTTGGTTGAAGGCCGAGAGGCGGAAACGCGGCGCGGGGGTGCCGCTGGTTTTGCAACCGGGAGAATCCGTTGCGTATGCTCTAGAGATGGTCGTTACAGAATCAAAATCAAAAAATAA